The following is a genomic window from Myxococcales bacterium.
GCATGCCAGCATAGACGCGTACGGGCATTTTTACCGATATTTCCAAAGTCCAATAATTTTTAAAACCAACATCACCCTTGCCAGCAGTGGCATGAATATCAATCCCAAGGCGCCCGACGCTAGATTTTCCTTCTAAGAAAGGAACATGATGAAGAGTTTCGGTATATTCCTCAGTCACGCCAAGATAGAGTTTATCCGGTGTTAAGACATATCCTTCAGCAGGAATTTCAAAATAAGTGATGGGATTAGCTTTTTTGGCATCAAGCACAGTGACATCATAGAGTGCCAAAGTTTTGGCTAAGTGCACATCATAGCTATTTGTTCCTAGACAGTTCTCTCTAAATGGTTCGATGACAATGCTGCCCTTGCTTATTTCTTCTTTGATTGCTTGGTCGGATAAAATCATAAGTTGATCTCAAAAATAGGTTAGACCAAAGACTTATGACAGTTTTAGAAAAAATCTGAAGGGGAAATTTTTTTAATCTGAAAATTTATCTTTCAGATGTTAGGTCATGCTGAAGTATATTTGCTAAATCTGAATTATTTTTTAGGGAAATAGTTATGAATTTATCGATAGTTATCGCATTTTTTATGCTTTTTGTGCAGTCGAGCATGCTCATGGCAAAATTTGCAGGAATTCCCATAAGAACGGTCACTGTTGTGCCTACTCCACAAAAAACTTATCAGACACCGCTCACAGCCCTGCCAAATCGCGATGATAGGAGTACGTGTATCGATGATATTTCTCCAGAAGTTGTTTTTAGTTTGATGCGTGCCGAACGTATCGATGAGCCTTTGCAAGAAAATGAAACATATCGCTTAAACTTAATAGCAAAACTCTTTCGTAAAATGTCTGCGGTGTCAGATTCTCAGGGAGCCAGACTCACTGATCTTGTTGACCGAAGCCGGCTTCAGTGGGTAAGCAAAATCAATTTGAGTGCAGCTATTATTTTAGGGCAGGTGGATGCAAATATAGCCATGTCCAACAGCGATATTGAGCAATTAAAGAAAATCGCTGATGAATCTTATCGATTAACTTCAGATATTTATTTTGATCTCAATAATTCTTTTGATGAGATGTATAGAGAGGCACCGCGCTATCTTTTAGATGACATTAGGGATATTCAAAACCGCTTTAGTCGAAGTCGTGACCAAAGCAGTTCTTCAGATCGATATGATGATAGACAAAGATCAAGTAGCGATAGGCATTTCCGTTACAGACGGGAATAGATAAAAAGAGGGAGAGCAAGTTCAATAAGGCCACAAATATCTATTTGATCTTCCGTCACATAATGAGTCCGATGTCTAACATCAGAGCTTGCCAAGGGTACTAAGAATCGTTGGCTTGAAGTGTTTATCACTATTTCATAATTGTTAGCATCAATATGAGCTGAAATGGGCGAAGCTCTGAGGGTCGTATTAAAGCTTTTTAGTAATCTACCCTTACGACTATCCCAGATATTAATTGTGTTATCTTTTGAGTACGAAACTATCTGATTACGAATTGGGTCATAAGCAGCAGCGAGTACTTCGTCTTTGTGTCCTACTAAATGCAGTTTAAATTTTTCATTCTTTGTTATTTCAATAGAAAAATCATCTTTAAATGAAAAAGAATAATCGGAAGGTTTTGCGCTTAAAAGCGAAAAGGAAAGAGCCAAGAAACAAACAATGATTAAACGGGTTTTCATAAAAATTTTTCTCCCTATTTAACGCCAAAAGCGTGTTCTTTATCATTCTGATTTCGTCTCCTTACCTAACTAACTAGACAGGTAAAAGAGCATCAACTATCCGTATCTTTAATCTTTATCACGAGGAGAATTATGCAAAAAAAAATCATTGCGGCAATTATTTTTATGAGCTTATCGACTGTTGGTTTTGCTCAAAATAAAGCCAGAAAGTTTACTTTTTCAGTAAATCCCGTATCAGCCGTTCACGCTTCGTTAAACGGATCGTTGCATTATAAGCTCAAGGATTACCTTGCTATTACGCTGCCATTCTTTTTTGGAACCGACTGGACCAAGCTTTCGTCTTTTAAAACCATGGCGGTGATTGCCCATGATAGCTATGAGTCATCTTTGCTTTTTGGAGGCGGAGGACTTGGTGCGCGTTTTTTGCTCAATAGGAATGGTTTGGTAGATGGCTTTTTTGTCGAGCCCCGTATCGAGGTGTCGATCAATAAATTTAAATTGTCGGCTCAGCAGGGAAGTCTTGTAGATAGCAACAGGATAAGCCTCTTGCCTACGCTGCTTGCAGGATACAGCTGGTATTGGGATAATGGTTTTTATCTAAGCACTGCCCTTTCAGCCGGCATGGGCTTCCACCTAAAAAATGAGCCAAAGGTAGAGGATGGACTTGCCAATCGCTTAAAAGAAAAAAACTCCATAGCTAAAAAACTGTATGCTAACTCTGCTCGTTATGAATTTACTTATGGCTACGATATAAGCTTAGGTTATGCTTGGTAGAGTTTAAAACAGTCTCTAAGTTTGTAAATTAGAAATTTTTGAATCAATAGTCTCAAAGTTTTCATAAAATTTGCTCGCCTCGTCCTCATTTTCTACAATCTCATGTGTTGTAGGTGATGAGGAGGGTGAAATATTGACAGCATTTCTAAATAATCAAGAAAAAGAAGCTCTTTTACTTATGTTTGGTCAATTATGGCGTCAGAGATATTGGTCGCTTGATGGCTTAAGAGGGCGGCCGTCGCTTTCTGATTGTATAGACTTTGCTCTACGCAAACGAAAGCAAAATGCTGAAGAAGACCTGATTGATTTTTTGGAAGATTACTTAAACGATATGGCTCGCCGATGCCAGAACCATGCGGCAAAAGATAGAACTTAATCAGCTTGCTCAGGATATTTTTCTTTTCTTTCTTTTTTCGAGGTAATAATCGACCGATAGTCGCCCCCCGCCGTAGACGGAAAATATCAGTAGCAAAAAAAGGACGAGGATAACAAATTCTAGGCTTTGCTCCTTAGAAAAAAGGCCCTGCTGCATATGGACGAAGAAAATCGCGCCAAATAAAAGTGGCACCTGTATCAATGCTGCGATTCTGGTAATCAGGCCGATAGCAAGTAAAAAACCGCCCGCCAAATGAATAACTACTATGAGGTGGATGGATAAAAAGTCGAAAAAAGGCAGAGATAAGCGGTTCATATATTCGGTGGCAAGCTGATGATTAAAAAGAAACTGCAAGCCCTTTAAAATCAATCCAATTCCCAAATAAATTCGCAGAGTTTCGATACACATGTCGCGATTATTTTTGAGCATCGTAATAATATGATCAGTTTTCATAAGCCATTACCATCAAGAAGTCTCCACACGATTACCTAACAACGGAGCTTCTGTTTGGCACAAAAGAAAAAAAATAATGATATCAGTGGGTTAAAATCTGAATGCAAAAAAGAGCGCAGCTATCAAAAAGAAAATTCCTAAAGATAGCTGGCGCTCAAAAATTTTTCAGTGCAATTTCAGTTTGTTAGAGAAATTTTTCTTGGAAAGTTTTTTCTCCAAGCTCAGTTAAAAGATACGTCTTAGTTGATTTTTCTTGTCCCACCTGTTTAAGCAAATTCTGATTGCTGTGAACGACCCTAGAAATATTGATGGGGTACAATTCAATTTTGCTTGCACGGTACAAGAGGGCGCTTACATCATGAATGGAAATACCATTTTTTATTTTGGCGCGCTTTGCATGACCTAAAGACCATACCAGATAGGCCAAGCTTTTTTTGCCGTTAATCTCTTCCGTACTTTTGACCATCTTTGCTTTAGATTTTTTTAAATGTTGCATGATTTGTTCGGCTCGAGTTGAAATAATTTCGTTGGCCGGGCGTATGGAGCTCTTGCGAATTTTTTTAACGGTTTTTGGGGCTGGGCTTTTGACTGGTTCAGAAGTGTTTTGGGTATTTTGAGATTTTGCATCATTTTTTGGCGAATTATTCTGATTTTTTGTTTCAGATTTTAAATGGTTTTCTATGGCCCATACCGCAACATCTTTAATAGTGCTAACGTAGGCTTGTACAACGTCGGCTTTGAGATTTTTTTTGATTTTTTCTTTGGTTTCTTGAGCGCGGTAAATAGTTTTAACCGCAAGATCAACTAAATGAGCTTTAAGCATAATTTTCTCCGAAAAGCTTGAATAAAAAAACCGCCTTACTTGTGGCAGCTGTTAGGAACTAACTGAGAAAGTGTTTTGTAAATAGATGCCGAATGATTTTTTAAGGATACTTTTTTTGTTGCCAACAAAAAAACTTCAGGGAATATCGAGCATATTGCCAAAAAATTATTGTAGACCACAAGAAAAATGGACAAAAAGGCTTGGTAAATATTTTCAAAACAGTCTCTAAGACACAAACAGGTCTGAAATACTTTTTAACTTCGATGTTGGCAACCGAGTTTGTGTGCTTTCCGTCCTGTCTCTTAACAAGCTTTTATGAGCACCATATGTAAACAATTATTTTCCCGGCTCTTCTCCCCATAATATTCGATGAAGCTGCATTTGAAAGCGAACATTGAGTTTATCTTGTATGATCATATCAGCTAAATCGGTAGCCCTGATCGAAGAGAGAACAGGAGAAAAGAGAACATGGGTGCGCTCAGAAAGTTTATGAGTTTTCACAAATTCTTTGGCAAAGCGATAATCTTCTTCAGTTGCGATGACAAATTTTACTTCACATCCGGGCCACAAAAGATCCAGATTGGCAAGCACATTTTTATTGCATTCCGATGAAGAAGGTGTTTTTACATCCAAAATAACTTTGACCTTCCGATTGACATTCTTGATCGATACGGCGCCAGACGTTTCCAAAAGAACATCCAGGCCGCAATCTACCAATGCATCCAATAATTTAAAACTTGCGGGCTGTAGCAAGGGCTCACCACCGGTGAGCTCAACCTTAGGGATAGCAAACGAAAGTACTTTATCGATGATTTCCTTGAGGTCCATCTCTTTGCCATCAAAAAAAGCATGTTGAGTATCACAATAAGAGCAGCGTAAATGACACCCTGTTGTGCGAACAAAAACACAGGGAAGGCCCATGTGAGAACTTTCGCCTTGAATAGAAGCGTAGATTTCATGAACCAGTAATTTATTTCTATCTGTTTTATTTTTTATTACAGACAGACGCTCCTTCATGCTCTGCTGCATGGTCGATAACGAAAGCACTTCAACTCCTTAAAATTTAACGAGCTTACGTACATTTTCAATGATGGTTTTTTCACTCACAAGATACTCATCTTCCAAAGAGGGCGCATAGGGAACAGGTATATTACGGGAACCTAGCACCGTAACTGGGGCATCGAGATGGTGAAACATATCTTGTCCCAATCTGCCCGCTATATTTTCCATGAGGCTTCCTTGCTGAGAGTCTTCAGTGAGTAGCAACACTTTGCTCGTTTTTTTTATGCTGGCATAACAGGTGGCAAAATCAATGGGTTTGAGATAGCGTAAATCAATAATTTCAGCATTTATTTTGTCTTTATTAAACAGGATTTGTGCTGCATTAAATGCTTTGTGAACATAGGCTCCATAAGAGATTATAGTTATATCTGATCCTGGTTTAATAATCATGGCGCCAGCAGTATTGTTTGATTGTTTAGGAATAATTTGTTTTATATTAGGATCTCTATAGAGATTAATATGTTCATAAAATAGTACTGGATCAGGATCTTCTATGGCTTTTAAAAGCATAAAATAAGCATCGATAGGGGTGCTGGGTGCCATTATTTTTAGACCGTGGCAGCGATAAAACCAAGCTGAGGAGTCTTGAGAGTGAAAAGGTCCAGCCCTGCGTAATCCGCCATATGGCATTCGTAGAACCAAAGGCAGATTGAGTCCGGTACGGAAATAATGTTTAGCAACATTGTTTGCAACTTGATTCATTGCGCAGGCAATAAAATCGTTGAATTGAATTTCTCCGATGGCCTTGATGCCAGCGAGTGACATGCCCGCGCAGGCACCAACGATAGCGCTTTCGCTGATGGGAGTGTTGATAAATCTATCAGCAAATTTTTGAGGTGTTGATTTAAACATCATAAAAGCATTGCCGTAAGGTAATGCTACATCTTCGCCTATCAGGAAACATTCAGGCCACTGCGTAAAAGCACTGTTGACGGCTTGAGAGATTGCTTGCAAATAAGTTGATCCCTGCTTATCAAAAAAATAATGCTCAGATTTTTTGTTCTGAGGTGCATTGAAGTGATAGGGGCGCTTATAAACTAAACTCTCATCATCTTCGTTTTCAAGTTGAGGCCAGGCTCGTGTTTTGATGGATTCAAGGGCTGTTTGAACTTTTTCAAGCGCTTTGTTTTTCATATTTTCATAAGAATTTTCGGTGATGATCTTTTCTGTCAACAAAGTATTTTTAAAATTAGTAATAGGATCTTTTTTACGCCATGCTTCGTAAAGTGAAGAATCGACGTAGCCTTGGTCTTTAGTACGATTGTTAAGCGCAGGAATTTCAAAGCTAAGCTTCGGTTCGGATCCTAGGTAAAGCATGTCGTCGTGATGAGCGTGTCCACACATGCGCATAGTTATTACTTCAACCAGCACAGGCCCATTACCTGTGCGAACGAAGTCACAAACGAGTTTAAATCCAGCTGCAAGTTCACATACATCATTACCATCTAAAACTATGGAAGGAATTCCGTAGCCTGCAGCTTTATCTGCAAAAGAATTTACACGACTTTGTTCCTTGAGCGGTGTTGATAAGGCTGTTTGATTGTTTTCAATGCAAAAAATCATGGGCAGTTTTTTTACTGCGGCAAAGTTGATCGCTTCATGCCATTCCCCCAAAGAAGATCCACCTTCACCAATAAAACTGAGTGCTATGCGAGGAAGATTTTTTATTTTAAAGCTTAGAGCCAACCCAATAAGAGTAGAGGTAGCTATGGCCAGGGGAGCTGCAGGTGTGAGTATGCCTTTTGTATAATCACCTAAGTGTAAATCTCTTCCTTGGCATGGCAGGCCTATTTTTCCGGCTTGGGCATTAAGAGCGGCTTCTATATCAAGATCGCTGCAGCACAAAAAAACTCCAAGATCACGAATTAATGGCGCTACAATATCACCTTGATACTGACCTGATATTTTTGTTCGCTTGAGCCAATATGCTGCGCCATAGATAGCCTCCTGGCCTAGCGAACGAAAACCCTTGCCTTGAAAACTCTTGTCTAAATATTTTATTTCTCCCGATAAAAATATGTGTTTTAAGGCATTATCGGTGGCTCTGGTAACAAGCATTCCTTGTAAAAGATTTTTTTTATCTTGATGGCTGAGTAGCTTTTTTTGTGCAGTCAAGGATCGCTTTGAAAATATGAGATCAAATTTATTTTGTTTTTTTAGTGGAGATCCTACATCCAAGAATTTTTCCTTTGTCGTCATAGAATTTTCCTATTTTTTAATGCAGTTTTTTTTTCGCTGATTTCTATCATTAACCATGAGTGAACTTCGGTGTCTTATTTTTTGTTGTTTTTACTGATGCTTAATTAAAAGTTGAACCACACTCTTATGTAATCCTAAACTCCTGTAAAACTTCAATCCTTGGTCTCTTGCGGATTGTTAATCAAGCTAATAGATTCCAAGGCAATAACCTTTTTCTTTTATGTGTGGGGCGCTGTTTTGGCGAGCCTTATTTCCTGGGCAAAAAGCGATATTGGTCGCAAAAGAAGCTCTAACGAAGACTGTTATTTTGCCAGTGATGAGATTGGCCTTTACGTGGTTGCCGATGGCATGGGCGGGCATCGCGCTGGCGATCATGCATCAAAGCTTGCTATCGAAAGTGCGACTCGTGAATTTATTCGTGAATACGATAAAGGTTGTGAGATAAGCGAAGCTCTTTCCCGTGCTGTAGCGAATGCTGCTCTTAGAGTTTTTAATGCAAGCCAAGATAATCTCGATTTGAGAGGAATGGGTACAACGCTTAGCATGCTTGCCGTAAAAAATGGAAGAGCGCATATAGCTCATGTTGGTGACAGCCGAATTTATTGCATTAGGAATAATCAAATTCATCAGCTTACTAGTGATCATTCTTTGGTCAATGAACAAGTCCAAGCTGGAATTATGAGCCCAGATGAAGCACGCACAAGTGCACTTAGAAATATTATCACTAGAGCTATTGGCCATAATAAAACAGTATCAGCCGATCATTTTTCCTTATCGGTTAAAAAAGGTGATTTCTTTTTGCTGTGTACAGATGGTTTAAATAACATGCTTATAGATAGTGAAATTGTTGGTTTAATTAATTCATTAAGACCTGATTTTGCAATTAATAAGATGATAGAGAATTCCAATAAAAATGGCGGTGATGATAATATTACAGCTATCTTAGTTCAGGTCAGCTTGTAAATGTGGATTGCTCTTAATAAAATACCATGGCATAAGCTCATCTACTCAGCCAAGATGGGTATTTTATGGGAATTAATTTTAGAACAATAAATTTTTTATCGCGCTATTTTTTGTACGCTATAGTATTTTTTTTAACACTCATAACAATTATTCAGAGTGTATCTCTTAATAAAAAAAATATTTACATAAAAAATCTTTTGAAAGAAAATAGTGCACTTAGAGAAAAAATTGAGTGGATCGATACGCGTGTTGCGCAACTGCATGAGTCGCAGGATGAGATCAGATCATTCCAAAGCCAAATCGCCAGTAAGCTCAATGCAATTGACAATCTGACAGCCATAAAATTA
Proteins encoded in this region:
- a CDS encoding dCTP deaminase, which produces MILSDQAIKEEISKGSIVIEPFRENCLGTNSYDVHLAKTLALYDVTVLDAKKANPITYFEIPAEGYVLTPDKLYLGVTEEYTETLHHVPFLEGKSSVGRLGIDIHATAGKGDVGFKNYWTLEISVKMPVRVYAGMPIGQIIYFETKGAVLTPYDRKASAKYNEKSPLPKESQMWRNF
- a CDS encoding DoxX family protein, with product MKTDHIITMLKNNRDMCIETLRIYLGIGLILKGLQFLFNHQLATEYMNRLSLPFFDFLSIHLIVVIHLAGGFLLAIGLITRIAALIQVPLLFGAIFFVHMQQGLFSKEQSLEFVILVLFLLLIFSVYGGGRLSVDYYLEKRKKRKIS
- a CDS encoding radical SAM protein, whose product is MKERLSVIKNKTDRNKLLVHEIYASIQGESSHMGLPCVFVRTTGCHLRCSYCDTQHAFFDGKEMDLKEIIDKVLSFAIPKVELTGGEPLLQPASFKLLDALVDCGLDVLLETSGAVSIKNVNRKVKVILDVKTPSSSECNKNVLANLDLLWPGCEVKFVIATEEDYRFAKEFVKTHKLSERTHVLFSPVLSSIRATDLADMIIQDKLNVRFQMQLHRILWGEEPGK
- a CDS encoding Stp1/IreP family PP2C-type Ser/Thr phosphatase, translated to MASLISWAKSDIGRKRSSNEDCYFASDEIGLYVVADGMGGHRAGDHASKLAIESATREFIREYDKGCEISEALSRAVANAALRVFNASQDNLDLRGMGTTLSMLAVKNGRAHIAHVGDSRIYCIRNNQIHQLTSDHSLVNEQVQAGIMSPDEARTSALRNIITRAIGHNKTVSADHFSLSVKKGDFFLLCTDGLNNMLIDSEIVGLINSLRPDFAINKMIENSNKNGGDDNITAILVQVSL